From the genome of Proteus vulgaris, one region includes:
- the hpmA gene encoding calcium-independent hemolysin HpmA, producing MNSKNFKLSPSGRLAASLAIIFVSLNAYAGGIVPDSGNQGPNVSSVNGGTQVINIVTPNSEGISHNQYQDFNVGKPGAVFNNALEAGQSQLAGQLNANSNLNGQAASLILNEVVSRNPSFLLGQQEVFGIAAEYVLSNPNGITCDGCGFINTSRSSLVVGNPLFENGELKGYSTLNNTNLLSIGKNGLYAPGLLDLIAPRIDSKGKITAAEISALTGQNTFSQRFDILTSQKPTSALDSYFFGSMQSGRIRIINTAEGSGVKLTGKFISDNELSVKADNIQTDSQVRYDSFDKDGSENYQNYRGGIAVNNSGSSQTLTKTELKGKNITLIADNKNQIKASDLMGDDILLQGAHLTVDGKQLQQKETDTDNRWFYSWQYDVTKEKELVQQVGSHIDAKNNATLTATQGDVTLEGAKVNAGNTLAINANKDININGLIEKENRSENGYKRNHTSRLETGSWSNSHQTETLKASELTAGKTLGLNAEGSVTAQGTKLHSNENVVVNAKENINLNVQNTNNDKTVTDNHVVWGGIGGGNNKNNNNKQEVSHSTQLTADGQLLLAADNSVKITGSQVKGNQGAFVKTIQGDIVIDNAISETITKTDERTGTAFNITKNSHKNETNQQLSTGSELVSDAQLTVVSGKDVNVIGSLIKSADELGIESLGDINVKSAQQTTKINDEKTSLEITGHAKEVEDKQYSAGFHITHTSNKNNSTEAEQVGSTLSGGSVKVQADKDVTFAGSDLKTTAGNATVSGDNVAFVSTENKKETDSTDRTISGGFSYTGGVDKIGNKADFQYDKQHTTTEITKNKGSETQVAGDLTITANNDVTHQGASHKVDGAYKESGENINHLAANDSATSKTDTLNVGVDVGVNLDYSGVTKPIKKAVEDGVDATNPDSNKGIDKKVTFRDAISNLANLSSLEAPNVGVEVGVKGGGSQKSQNDTQAVSTSITAGKINTDSNNTLHDQGTHYQSTQGDVALTANTHTSEAAQNKHQGSFHETTGGGQVGVSTKTGSDITVAIKGEGKTTDTSLTTIKAEGSQFNSAGNININVREDAHYEGAKFDAQEGKTVINAGGDLTLAQATDTHTESQHNVNGSANLKVGTTPDNKDYGGGFNAGGANHQKDQTTAKAGSVNGSQGIELNSGHNLTLQGTHLTSENDVALTATNKVDFQATESQRTETGKNLSGGLQAGFGQKTGEKSSSVNGLGGAEFAIGKQDEKTVSREGGTIANQGNLTVNGSSVNLQGTKVNSKDTQLTSQSGDTTLTSAQSTDYKNNWGTDISLNGKQTNTTPKEVTEENPATSIHNIGGKVLVNVEDQQKSTHQNASVETGTLTVNSDKNLALSGANVSADNVTGNVGGDFTVTSQKDSDRHVNVDVNVGYNHNNDPKSSQVDKTAKAGGSLLENTIKETIDSGIKSATDVISDKYNSLSSTIADKTGISGETKAKIDKGVGTVGNGIKNIVTGAEGHTANADINVSHIDNDAVAQTSTLTSKNDISLNVSGTTKLTGAEVKSEQGQVDLGGSNVQLNNIEGHHYEAGADLDLKSSAVDLVKQLAGGDLSLKSPVKVNETVNTKSSISEK from the coding sequence ATGAACTCAAAAAATTTCAAGCTCTCTCCTTCGGGTAGGCTTGCTGCATCTTTAGCGATTATTTTCGTATCATTAAATGCATATGCTGGCGGTATTGTTCCTGATTCGGGCAATCAAGGACCGAATGTTTCATCAGTCAATGGTGGCACTCAAGTCATTAATATCGTTACACCAAATAGTGAAGGTATTTCTCACAACCAATATCAAGATTTTAATGTAGGCAAACCTGGCGCAGTATTTAACAACGCCTTAGAAGCCGGGCAATCACAACTTGCAGGGCAATTAAATGCCAACAGTAATTTAAATGGGCAAGCCGCGTCTTTAATTTTAAATGAAGTTGTTAGCCGTAACCCATCATTCTTATTAGGTCAACAAGAAGTCTTTGGTATTGCTGCGGAATATGTTCTGTCTAACCCGAATGGCATCACTTGTGATGGCTGTGGTTTTATCAATACAAGCCGGTCTTCTTTAGTCGTGGGTAATCCACTGTTTGAAAACGGTGAGTTAAAAGGATATAGCACACTTAACAACACCAATTTACTTTCTATTGGTAAAAACGGTTTATATGCTCCGGGTCTTTTAGATTTAATAGCGCCGCGTATTGATAGCAAAGGAAAAATAACTGCTGCTGAAATTTCAGCGTTAACAGGACAAAACACCTTCTCTCAACGTTTTGATATTCTTACATCACAAAAACCAACTTCTGCACTAGATAGCTATTTCTTCGGAAGCATGCAATCTGGTCGTATTCGTATTATTAATACCGCAGAAGGAAGTGGTGTTAAGTTAACTGGTAAATTCATTTCTGATAATGAATTAAGTGTAAAAGCAGATAACATTCAAACAGATAGTCAAGTTCGTTACGATAGTTTCGACAAAGATGGCAGTGAAAATTACCAAAATTACCGTGGTGGTATCGCAGTTAATAATAGTGGTTCAAGCCAAACTCTAACAAAAACAGAGTTAAAAGGTAAAAACATCACATTAATTGCTGATAATAAAAACCAAATCAAAGCCTCTGATTTAATGGGTGATGATATTTTATTACAAGGCGCTCATTTAACTGTTGATGGAAAGCAGCTACAACAAAAAGAGACTGATACCGACAATCGCTGGTTCTATTCTTGGCAGTATGATGTCACTAAAGAAAAAGAACTCGTACAACAAGTTGGTAGCCATATTGATGCCAAAAACAATGCCACACTAACAGCAACTCAAGGTGATGTCACTCTTGAAGGTGCAAAAGTTAATGCAGGTAATACTCTGGCAATTAATGCCAATAAAGATATTAATATCAATGGATTAATTGAAAAAGAAAATCGCAGTGAAAATGGCTATAAACGTAACCACACTTCTCGTCTAGAGACAGGTAGTTGGAGCAATAGCCATCAAACAGAAACGTTAAAAGCCAGTGAATTGACTGCAGGTAAAACACTAGGCTTAAATGCTGAAGGCTCAGTAACAGCTCAAGGTACAAAATTACATTCTAATGAGAATGTTGTGGTTAACGCCAAAGAGAATATCAATCTTAATGTTCAAAATACCAACAATGATAAAACCGTGACCGACAATCATGTTGTTTGGGGCGGGATCGGCGGTGGTAATAATAAGAACAATAACAACAAACAAGAAGTCAGCCATTCAACACAATTAACGGCAGATGGACAACTGTTACTTGCGGCAGATAACAGTGTCAAAATCACTGGGAGCCAAGTCAAAGGCAATCAAGGTGCTTTTGTTAAGACAATCCAAGGTGATATCGTAATTGATAATGCAATTAGCGAAACCATCACTAAAACGGATGAACGCACAGGTACAGCTTTTAATATTACTAAAAACTCCCACAAAAATGAAACTAATCAACAACTTTCAACTGGTAGTGAATTAGTTTCTGATGCGCAATTAACTGTTGTCAGTGGGAAAGATGTCAATGTCATCGGTAGCCTAATTAAAAGTGCTGATGAGTTAGGTATTGAATCTTTAGGTGATATCAACGTTAAATCGGCACAACAAACTACAAAAATCAATGATGAAAAAACATCATTAGAAATCACTGGCCACGCTAAAGAAGTTGAAGACAAACAATATAGCGCTGGTTTTCATATCACTCATACATCCAATAAAAACAATAGCACAGAGGCAGAACAAGTCGGCTCTACTCTCAGTGGTGGCAGTGTTAAAGTTCAAGCGGATAAAGATGTCACTTTTGCTGGTTCTGACCTAAAAACAACAGCAGGTAATGCCACCGTTTCTGGTGACAATGTTGCCTTTGTTTCAACAGAAAACAAAAAAGAGACTGACAGTACAGATAGAACCATTTCAGGTGGCTTTAGCTATACTGGTGGCGTTGATAAAATCGGTAACAAAGCTGATTTCCAATATGACAAACAACATACAACAACCGAAATCACCAAAAATAAAGGTAGCGAAACTCAAGTTGCGGGTGATTTAACTATCACTGCAAACAATGATGTAACCCACCAAGGTGCATCACACAAAGTTGATGGCGCTTATAAAGAATCAGGTGAAAATATTAATCACCTTGCCGCCAATGATAGTGCAACATCTAAAACAGATACTTTAAATGTAGGTGTCGATGTGGGTGTTAATCTTGATTATAGTGGCGTCACTAAACCAATTAAGAAAGCCGTTGAAGATGGTGTTGATGCTACTAATCCAGACAGCAACAAAGGTATTGATAAAAAAGTTACCTTTAGAGATGCCATTAGCAATCTTGCTAACTTAAGTAGCTTAGAAGCACCTAATGTGGGCGTTGAAGTTGGAGTGAAAGGTGGCGGAAGTCAGAAATCACAAAACGATACCCAAGCGGTTTCAACATCGATTACTGCTGGTAAAATTAATACTGACAGCAATAACACCTTACATGATCAAGGAACTCATTATCAATCAACCCAAGGTGATGTTGCACTAACTGCTAACACTCATACTAGTGAAGCAGCACAAAATAAACACCAAGGCTCCTTCCATGAAACAACAGGTGGTGGTCAAGTAGGTGTCAGCACCAAAACTGGCTCTGACATTACCGTAGCAATTAAAGGTGAAGGTAAAACCACTGACACTAGTTTAACGACAATAAAAGCTGAAGGTAGCCAATTTAACTCAGCAGGCAATATCAATATTAATGTACGCGAAGATGCACATTATGAAGGCGCTAAGTTTGATGCTCAAGAGGGTAAAACTGTCATTAATGCTGGGGGCGATTTAACGCTTGCACAAGCAACAGATACCCATACTGAAAGTCAACATAACGTGAATGGTAGCGCAAACCTAAAAGTAGGTACAACACCAGACAATAAAGATTATGGTGGCGGCTTTAACGCAGGTGGTGCAAATCATCAAAAAGATCAGACAACAGCAAAAGCGGGTTCAGTAAATGGTTCTCAAGGTATTGAGTTAAACTCAGGCCATAATCTGACTTTACAAGGCACTCATTTAACCAGCGAAAATGATGTTGCTCTGACCGCAACCAACAAAGTTGATTTCCAAGCAACTGAATCTCAACGTACTGAAACAGGTAAAAACTTATCAGGTGGATTACAAGCAGGATTTGGCCAAAAAACGGGAGAGAAATCCTCTTCTGTCAATGGATTAGGTGGCGCTGAATTTGCTATTGGTAAGCAAGATGAAAAAACAGTCTCGCGTGAAGGTGGCACAATCGCTAACCAAGGTAATTTAACCGTTAATGGTAGTTCAGTTAACCTTCAAGGTACTAAAGTTAATAGCAAAGATACGCAATTAACGTCTCAATCTGGAGATACTACACTCACATCAGCACAATCAACTGATTACAAAAACAATTGGGGTACTGATATTTCTTTAAATGGCAAACAAACCAATACTACGCCAAAAGAAGTGACTGAAGAAAATCCAGCAACCTCTATCCATAATATTGGTGGCAAAGTTTTAGTAAACGTTGAAGATCAGCAAAAATCTACTCACCAAAATGCCTCTGTAGAAACAGGCACATTAACTGTAAATAGCGATAAAAACCTCGCTCTTTCTGGTGCAAATGTTTCTGCGGATAATGTAACGGGTAATGTAGGTGGTGACTTTACAGTAACTAGCCAGAAAGACAGTGATCGTCATGTTAATGTTGATGTAAATGTCGGTTACAACCACAACAATGATCCTAAATCTAGCCAAGTTGATAAAACAGCCAAAGCAGGCGGATCATTGTTAGAAAATACGATCAAAGAGACTATTGATTCAGGAATTAAATCTGCAACAGATGTTATTTCTGATAAATACAATTCTCTTTCTTCCACTATTGCAGATAAAACCGGTATCAGTGGTGAGACAAAAGCAAAAATTGATAAAGGTGTTGGCACAGTGGGTAACGGTATCAAAAATATCGTTACTGGTGCGGAAGGTCATACCGCCAATGCCGATATCAATGTCTCTCATATTGATAATGATGCTGTAGCCCAAACCTCGACCTTAACCAGCAAAAATGACATTTCATTAAATGTAAGTGGCACAACTAAACTTACAGGTGCAGAAGTGAAAAGTGAGCAAGGACAGGTTGATTTAGGTGGTAGCAACGTTCAATTAAATAATATTGAAGGCCATCATTATGAAGCGGGAGCAGATCTTGATCTGAAATCATCAGCCGTTGATTTAGTGAAACAACTGGCAGGTGGTGATTTATCATTAAAATCACCAGTTAAAGTCAATGAGACTGTAAACACAAAATCATCTATTTCTGAAAAGTAA
- the cueR gene encoding Cu(I)-responsive transcriptional regulator, producing MNIGQAAKKSGISSKMIRYYEQIGLIPKAIRTGSGYRDYTDADVACFRFIRHSRALGFSIEQISTLLVLWNNRERASADVKSIAISHIEELNRKIAELQQMTQTLEHLAKDCQGDNNPNCPIIAGLAATEETSEKRITKSHLSRLRSSI from the coding sequence ATGAATATTGGTCAAGCAGCAAAAAAGTCCGGTATTTCCAGCAAAATGATCCGTTATTATGAGCAGATTGGCTTAATTCCAAAGGCTATTCGTACTGGTTCAGGCTATCGAGATTACACAGATGCAGATGTGGCTTGCTTTCGTTTTATTCGTCATTCTCGGGCACTTGGCTTTTCAATCGAGCAAATATCAACGTTATTAGTTTTATGGAACAACAGAGAGCGAGCTAGCGCAGATGTGAAATCCATAGCCATTTCTCATATTGAAGAGCTTAACCGCAAAATAGCTGAACTTCAGCAGATGACACAAACACTAGAACATTTAGCAAAAGATTGCCAAGGTGACAATAATCCAAATTGTCCGATTATTGCAGGATTAGCGGCGACTGAAGAGACTTCTGAAAAGAGAATAACCAAAAGCCATCTCTCTCGCCTTCGCTCTTCAATCTAA
- the secA gene encoding preprotein translocase subunit SecA, which yields MLGKIVTKIFGSRNDRSIRRMRKVVVEINKLEPEFEKLTDDELKAKTDEFRERLKKGEKEEGILPEAFATVREASKRVFGMRHFDVQLIGGMVLNERCIAEMRTGEGKTLTATLPAYLNALSGKGVHVVTVNDYLAQRDAENNRPLFEFLGLSVGINLPNMAPPVKREAYNADITYGTNNEFGFDYLRDNMAFSPQERVQRKLHYALVDEVDSILIDEARTPLIISGPAEDSSELYIQMNKVIPHLVSQEKEDSDTFQGEGDYSVDEKTRQVNITERGLVKIEELLADAGMMKEGESLYSPANIMLMHHVTAALRAHALFTKDVDYIVKDGEVIIVDEHTGRTMQGRRWSDGLHQAVEAKEGVKIQNENQTLASITFQNYFRLYEKLAGMTGTADTEAFEFNSIYRLETIVIPTNRPMVRKDLPDLVYMNEQGKFAAIIEDIRERTKNGQPVLVGTISIEKSEEISNALTKANVHHNVLNAKFHAMEADIIANAGLPSAVTIATNMAGRGTDIVLGGSWQTEVAKLEEPTEEQIEEIKAKWKERHDAVLASGGLHIIGTERHESRRIDNQLRGRAGRQGDEGSSRFYLSMEDSLMRIFASDKVSGMMRKLGMNETEAIEHPWVTKAIANAQRKVENRNFDIRKQLLEYDDVANDQRRAIYTQRNELLDVADVSETIDSIRQDVFTTMIDNYIPPQSLEEMWDIEGLTACLQKDFDLNLPIKEWLDKEPELHEETLRERILEKSIEVYKAKEEIVSAEMMRNFEKGVMLQTLDSLWKEHLAAMDYLRQGIHLRGYAQKDPKQEYKRESFAMFANMLESLKYEVISTLSKVQVRLPEEVEELERRRREEAERLAKQQQLSHEVTKESQMSAVDGQVAAGKKVGRNEPCPCGSGKKFKHCHGQLG from the coding sequence ATGTTAGGTAAAATTGTAACCAAGATTTTTGGTAGCCGTAATGATCGTTCTATCCGCCGTATGCGCAAAGTAGTTGTTGAAATTAATAAACTAGAGCCAGAATTTGAAAAACTGACTGATGATGAATTAAAAGCAAAAACAGATGAGTTTCGTGAGCGCTTAAAAAAGGGTGAAAAAGAAGAAGGTATTTTACCAGAAGCGTTTGCAACTGTTCGTGAAGCAAGTAAACGTGTCTTTGGTATGCGTCATTTCGATGTGCAGCTAATCGGTGGTATGGTGCTAAATGAACGTTGTATTGCTGAGATGCGTACAGGTGAAGGTAAAACATTAACTGCAACATTACCGGCATATTTAAATGCGTTATCAGGTAAAGGGGTTCACGTTGTTACCGTCAATGACTACTTGGCACAACGTGACGCCGAAAATAACCGTCCTTTATTTGAGTTTTTAGGATTAAGCGTTGGTATCAACCTACCGAATATGGCACCACCAGTAAAACGTGAAGCCTATAACGCTGATATCACCTATGGTACTAACAACGAATTCGGTTTCGATTATCTGCGCGATAATATGGCATTTAGCCCACAAGAGCGTGTTCAACGTAAATTACACTATGCATTAGTGGATGAGGTTGACTCAATCTTAATCGATGAAGCGCGTACACCTCTGATTATTTCAGGCCCAGCAGAAGATAGCTCTGAGCTTTATATCCAAATGAACAAAGTGATCCCTCATTTGGTTTCTCAAGAAAAAGAAGATTCAGATACTTTCCAAGGCGAAGGTGATTACTCTGTTGATGAAAAAACACGTCAAGTAAATATCACAGAACGTGGTCTGGTTAAGATTGAAGAATTATTAGCAGATGCGGGCATGATGAAAGAAGGCGAGTCTTTATACTCACCAGCTAATATTATGTTAATGCACCATGTGACAGCGGCATTGCGTGCTCACGCTCTATTTACTAAAGATGTTGACTACATTGTTAAAGATGGCGAAGTTATCATTGTTGACGAACATACTGGTCGTACAATGCAAGGTCGTCGTTGGTCAGATGGTCTACACCAAGCAGTTGAAGCAAAAGAAGGTGTGAAGATCCAAAATGAGAACCAAACATTAGCGTCAATCACATTCCAGAACTATTTCCGTTTATACGAAAAATTAGCAGGGATGACGGGTACTGCGGATACTGAAGCGTTTGAATTTAACTCTATCTATCGTTTAGAAACGATTGTTATCCCAACGAACCGCCCAATGGTGCGTAAAGATCTGCCTGATTTAGTTTATATGAATGAACAAGGTAAATTTGCTGCCATTATCGAAGATATTCGTGAGCGTACCAAAAATGGCCAACCTGTACTTGTTGGTACTATCTCAATTGAAAAGTCAGAAGAAATCTCTAATGCGTTAACGAAGGCGAATGTTCACCATAACGTGCTGAATGCGAAATTCCACGCAATGGAAGCTGATATTATTGCTAACGCAGGTTTACCTTCAGCGGTAACTATTGCAACTAACATGGCGGGTCGTGGTACTGATATCGTGTTAGGGGGTAGCTGGCAAACTGAAGTGGCTAAACTTGAAGAGCCAACTGAAGAGCAAATTGAAGAAATCAAAGCTAAATGGAAAGAGCGCCATGACGCAGTATTAGCTTCAGGTGGTTTACATATCATTGGTACTGAACGTCACGAATCTCGTCGTATTGATAACCAGTTACGTGGTCGTGCGGGGCGTCAAGGTGATGAAGGTTCTTCTCGTTTCTATTTATCTATGGAAGACTCCTTAATGCGTATTTTTGCTTCAGATAAAGTATCTGGCATGATGCGTAAATTAGGTATGAATGAAACCGAAGCGATTGAGCACCCTTGGGTAACTAAAGCAATTGCAAATGCGCAACGTAAAGTAGAAAACCGTAACTTTGATATTCGTAAGCAACTGCTTGAATATGATGACGTAGCTAATGACCAACGTCGTGCAATCTACACTCAACGTAACGAATTACTGGATGTGGCAGATGTAAGCGAAACTATCGACAGTATTCGTCAAGATGTCTTCACTACAATGATCGATAACTACATTCCGCCTCAATCACTGGAAGAAATGTGGGATATCGAAGGTTTAACGGCATGTCTACAAAAAGACTTTGATTTAAATTTACCAATCAAAGAATGGTTAGATAAAGAGCCTGAGTTACACGAAGAAACATTACGTGAACGTATTTTAGAAAAATCTATTGAAGTCTATAAAGCGAAAGAAGAAATTGTTAGTGCTGAAATGATGCGTAACTTTGAAAAAGGTGTGATGTTACAAACGCTAGATTCATTGTGGAAAGAACACTTGGCCGCAATGGATTACTTGCGTCAAGGTATTCACTTACGTGGTTATGCACAAAAAGATCCAAAACAAGAGTACAAACGTGAATCGTTCGCGATGTTTGCTAATATGTTGGAATCACTGAAATACGAAGTGATCAGCACACTAAGCAAAGTCCAAGTTCGTTTACCGGAAGAAGTTGAAGAGTTAGAACGTCGCCGTCGTGAAGAAGCAGAACGTTTAGCTAAACAACAGCAGTTAAGCCATGAAGTGACAAAAGAATCTCAAATGTCAGCGGTTGATGGTCAAGTGGCTGCGGGTAAAAAAGTGGGTCGTAATGAACCATGCCCTTGTGGATCAGGTAAGAAATTTAAACATTGTCATGGTCAATTAGGTTAA
- the secM gene encoding secA translation cis-regulator SecM encodes MSIISFWRQFGRRYFWSHLLLGMVAAGIGIPSLLSAHAENPQQTDTPSSQNRQSQALIAFDNLFLRQSVQNPASSFTFNYWQQHAVKNVIKQLSFAFTINSPELMVKAKDEPSPVSNVAEVMLDTLYALLTNTSSTALTHLPLSGYALVQNTTSYHTGLWLAQIRGIRAGPYLTA; translated from the coding sequence ATGAGCATTATAAGTTTTTGGCGACAGTTTGGCAGGCGATATTTTTGGTCGCATCTGCTTTTAGGGATGGTAGCAGCAGGTATTGGAATACCTTCGCTGTTGTCTGCTCATGCCGAAAATCCACAGCAAACAGATACACCTTCTTCACAGAATCGTCAAAGTCAGGCACTCATTGCATTTGATAACTTATTCTTACGTCAAAGTGTACAGAATCCTGCCTCATCCTTCACCTTTAATTACTGGCAACAGCATGCAGTAAAAAATGTTATTAAACAGCTTTCTTTTGCGTTCACCATTAATTCTCCTGAATTGATGGTTAAAGCCAAAGATGAGCCGTCTCCTGTTTCTAATGTTGCAGAGGTCATGCTTGATACTCTGTATGCGTTACTAACAAACACATCATCAACCGCATTAACTCATTTACCGCTTTCTGGCTATGCTTTAGTACAGAACACCACTTCTTATCATACCGGATTGTGGCTTGCACAAATCCGTGGGATCCGCGCTGGGCCTTACCTAACTGCTTAA
- a CDS encoding DUF721 domain-containing protein: protein MRDSYPQSLEKIFIELEGSNKNTLQLIQQRATILLKLNRAVMALLPVPLRDKCRVANYRNAILIIEVANASWLTRLRYETPSLLSALRQEILPSLSSIDIKINPTLGIKPEKRSLISSLKEQEPTKRRHLSLESAQSLRYLAQKSPKKLREKLERLAALAGESTSATKDER from the coding sequence ATGCGGGATAGTTACCCACAATCATTGGAAAAAATCTTCATAGAACTTGAAGGTTCCAATAAGAATACATTACAACTCATACAACAGCGTGCAACGATTTTACTAAAATTAAATCGCGCCGTCATGGCTCTTTTACCTGTTCCTTTACGAGATAAATGCCGTGTCGCAAATTATCGCAATGCTATTTTAATTATTGAAGTAGCAAACGCAAGTTGGTTAACGCGATTACGCTATGAAACTCCATCATTACTTTCTGCATTAAGACAAGAAATTTTACCATCCTTATCCTCAATAGACATCAAAATTAATCCGACTTTAGGAATAAAACCGGAAAAAAGATCTTTAATATCATCATTAAAAGAACAAGAGCCTACAAAGAGACGTCACTTGAGTTTAGAAAGTGCTCAATCATTAAGGTATTTGGCGCAGAAAAGTCCGAAGAAGTTAAGAGAGAAATTAGAACGGTTGGCTGCACTTGCCGGAGAGAGTACAAGTGCAACCAAAGATGAACGTTAA
- the lpxC gene encoding UDP-3-O-acyl-N-acetylglucosamine deacetylase, whose translation MIKQRTLKRIVQATGVGLHTGKKVTLTMRPAPANTGVIYRRTDLNPPVDFPADAKSVRDTMLCTCLVNEDDVRISTVEHLNAALAGLGIDNIVIEVNAPEIPIMDGSAAPFVFLLLDAGIEELRTAKKFIRIKETVRVEDGDKWAEMRPYNGFKLDFTIDFNHPAIDASTQRYKLDFSAESFMSQISRARTFGFMRDIEYLQSKGLCLGGSFDCAIVVDDYRVLNDDGLRFEDEFVRHKMLDAIGDLFMCGYNIIGEFTAFKSGHALNNKLLQAVLAKESAWEFVTFEDEAQMPVAFKAPSMVFA comes from the coding sequence ATGATCAAACAACGGACATTAAAACGAATTGTACAAGCAACTGGTGTGGGACTTCACACGGGTAAAAAAGTTACGCTTACAATGCGTCCGGCGCCAGCCAATACTGGGGTCATCTACCGTCGTACTGATTTAAATCCACCGGTGGATTTTCCAGCAGACGCAAAATCAGTTCGTGACACTATGCTATGTACTTGCTTAGTTAACGAAGATGATGTGCGTATATCAACCGTTGAGCATTTAAACGCAGCACTGGCTGGTTTAGGCATTGATAATATCGTAATTGAAGTGAATGCACCTGAAATTCCAATAATGGATGGAAGTGCAGCACCTTTTGTTTTCTTGTTACTTGATGCAGGAATTGAAGAACTTCGTACTGCGAAGAAATTCATTCGTATCAAAGAAACAGTACGTGTAGAAGATGGTGATAAATGGGCAGAAATGCGTCCATACAATGGGTTCAAATTAGATTTTACTATCGATTTTAATCACCCAGCCATTGATGCAAGTACACAGCGTTATAAATTAGATTTTTCTGCTGAATCCTTCATGAGCCAAATTAGTCGTGCTCGTACTTTTGGATTTATGCGTGATATTGAATATCTGCAATCTAAAGGATTGTGTTTAGGCGGAAGCTTCGATTGTGCGATTGTAGTTGATGACTATCGTGTTCTCAACGATGATGGTTTACGTTTTGAAGATGAATTTGTTCGTCACAAAATGTTGGATGCAATCGGTGATTTATTTATGTGTGGCTATAACATTATCGGTGAATTTACCGCGTTTAAATCCGGTCACGCATTAAACAATAAATTACTCCAAGCTGTATTAGCAAAAGAATCTGCATGGGAATTCGTCACATTTGAAGACGAAGCACAAATGCCAGTGGCATTTAAAGCTCCCTCAATGGTTTTTGCTTAA